CAGGTCGAGGTCAACCAGGTTGGCAGCGTTCATGCCTCGCTGCGAGCGAAGCTGGAGGAGCGCCAGGAAAGACTTGAGCACCAGACCCGGACGATCGATTCGCTGGCCAGCGAAGCCGGCAGCGTCGGTGAGCAGGTGCGTGAAATCGAGGAAGCGCTGCGCCAGTCCCGCATCCTGGTCGATGAAACCAGGCGGCAGCTGGCCAACCTGGAAGAGCAGAAACACGAGCTGGTCGCGCAGCGTATCAGCCTGACCGAGAAGCTGGCGCAGGCCCGCGACGCCGCGCGCGAAGACCGTGAGCGTACCCAGCAGCTGGCGATTGAAGTCGAATCGCGTCGTTCGACCCAGCAGACCGCCAGCGGCAGCATTGAGCGCATGCGGCGGCAGCAGGAGCAACTGCAACAACGCATCGTAGAGCTGGGCCAGCAAATCGAGGCCAGCGTTGCACCTCAGGCCGCGAACGACGAGCAACTGCAGGCATTGCTGCAGTCACGCATTGCCATCGAGAAGGAGCTGGGCGATGCACGCAGCAAACTCGAATCGGTGGAAGATGAACTGCGCAAACTGGACGAAACCCGTTTGCAGCAGGAACAGGAAGTCCAGAGACATCGCGATGCACTGAACGAAGTACGGCTTAGCGGCCAGGAAGTACGAGTGCGGCACGAGACGGTAGCTGAGCAGTTTGCTGAAACCGCCTTCGATCTCGAAACAATGCAGGGGGAATTGCCGGAGGACGCGGCAGCAGCCGACTGGGAGCAGCGGCTGGAAAAACTCGACGCGAGAATCTCCCGGCTGGGCGCTATCAACCTTGCCGCTATCGACGAATATCGCGAGCAGTCCGAGCGCAAGGAATACCTGGACTCCCAGCATGACGACCTGAACGAGGCGCTGGAAACGCTCGAGCGGGCTATTCGGAAAATTGACAAGGAAACCCGGGCACGGTTTCGTGAGACCTTCGAACAGGTTGATGCGGAGTTCCGCCGCCTGTTCCCACGCCTGTTTGGTGGCGGCACCGCCTTTCTCGAACTTACCGGAGATGACCTGCTGAACTCAGGCGTCACGGTTATGGCGCGCCCGCCAGGCAAGCGCAACAGCACTATTCACTTACTGTCCGGTGGCGAGAAGGCACTGACTGCCGTCGCGATGGTGTTTGCGATATTCGCTCTGAACCCCGCACCGTTTTGCATGCTCGACGAGGTCGACGCCCCGCTGGACGATGCGAACGTCGGAAGGTTCTGCGATATCGTTCGCGAGATGTCTGAGACCGTTCAGTTTATTGTGATTACGCACAACAAGACCACCATGGAAATGGCCAACCAGCTGATGGGCGTGACCATGCAGGAGCCGGGCGTATCGCGCCTGGTCGCGGTGGATGTTGACGAAGCGGTGCAAATGGCTGCGATGTAATGGCTGTCTGGCCAGCCGTCGGGTACAAAAATGACTGAACTCAGGATGATTCTTCTGGCCGTAGGCGTCGTCGTGATCGCCGGTATCTACTGGTTTACCCGCCGGGAGAAACGCGCAAAAGGGAGCGGCGGTGAGCGGCGCGAACCGAGCTTCGAGACCTTTGTCAGTGAATCTGATTCTGTGCCGTCGACCCGCGCTGCAGACTTCGCCAGACAGTCCAACCCGGTGGCCGAGGCAGCCGACGTGACCAGCAGCATTGCGGATGCGCCGGCTAGTGCCCGGCAGGCGTTTACTGCGCCAGCCGACGCGCCCGTTTCACCGGCCGGGCAGCCATTCCAGCAGGCTGACCTGCCGCTGCCTGAGGAGCTGCGCCCGGAACCGGAGGCGCAACTTGGCGCCGACTCCTCAGCATCTTCGCCAGACCAGAAAGAAATGGTCATCGTGATCAACGTGTCGGCCAAGGGCGGCAAGCGTTTCGGCGGCCCGGAAATCGTCGATGCGTTGCGGGCCGAGCAGCTGGAATTGGGCGAACTCGATATTTTTCATCGGCGCAGCGGTGGGCGCTCGATGTTCAGCGCAGCGAGCATGGTTG
This region of Gammaproteobacteria bacterium genomic DNA includes:
- the zipA gene encoding cell division protein ZipA — translated: MTELRMILLAVGVVVIAGIYWFTRREKRAKGSGGERREPSFETFVSESDSVPSTRAADFARQSNPVAEAADVTSSIADAPASARQAFTAPADAPVSPAGQPFQQADLPLPEELRPEPEAQLGADSSASSPDQKEMVIVINVSAKGGKRFGGPEIVDALRAEQLELGELDIFHRRSGGRSMFSAASMVEPGTFDLSTIDRFSTPGVSLFLVLPGPDSPVAAFTEMLSVARRLATTLGGEVLDESGSTLSRQAASHLREQIINFAHRIR